A window from Elusimicrobia bacterium HGW-Elusimicrobia-1 encodes these proteins:
- a CDS encoding tRNA preQ1(34) S-adenosylmethionine ribosyltransferase-isomerase QueA — MLDITRYDFELPEELIAQEPPAERGSSRLMVVDRAAGTVEHKHFRDLADYFAGGDCLVVNTSKVMPVRVFGKKITGGRVELLFVDLPAEKRGTSADTLKLRALVRPSVADGTKISFADGSEAVAGARVAVDGEFDGAREIIFRHSESGVGTIESFIESHGVMPLPPYIKRKNADAKTVENDRIRYQTVYADKNGSVAAPTAGLHFTRESLEGLRKRGVTVAKIVLHVGLGTFKSVKADRIDKHKMLPERFFLSQESADEINGALKSGATIAAAGTTSVRTLETLASDDGSISAGSGETSLFIYPGYRFKTVGRLLTNFHLPRSTPLFLASAFCGRELLFEAYRKAIKERYRFFSYGDAMLIV, encoded by the coding sequence ATGCTCGATATAACCCGTTACGACTTTGAACTTCCGGAAGAACTTATAGCTCAAGAACCCCCTGCGGAAAGAGGATCCTCGCGGCTTATGGTCGTGGATCGCGCCGCGGGAACGGTTGAGCATAAACACTTCCGCGACCTGGCGGATTATTTCGCCGGCGGAGATTGTCTGGTCGTAAACACTTCCAAGGTGATGCCCGTAAGAGTTTTCGGCAAGAAAATCACGGGCGGGCGAGTGGAACTCTTGTTTGTGGATTTGCCGGCGGAAAAGCGCGGGACATCGGCCGATACTCTGAAACTCAGGGCGCTTGTGCGGCCGTCCGTGGCGGACGGAACAAAAATATCGTTTGCCGACGGCTCGGAAGCCGTCGCGGGGGCGCGGGTCGCCGTCGACGGAGAATTTGACGGCGCGCGTGAAATAATTTTCCGTCACTCCGAATCGGGAGTCGGAACGATAGAAAGTTTTATCGAAAGTCACGGCGTAATGCCGCTGCCTCCTTACATAAAAAGAAAGAACGCCGACGCGAAGACCGTCGAAAATGACCGAATACGTTATCAGACGGTCTATGCCGACAAAAACGGCTCGGTTGCGGCGCCCACGGCGGGCCTGCACTTTACACGGGAATCTTTGGAAGGTCTGAGAAAACGGGGAGTAACCGTTGCGAAGATTGTGCTGCACGTCGGATTAGGCACATTCAAGAGCGTTAAGGCCGACCGCATCGATAAGCACAAAATGCTGCCGGAAAGATTTTTTTTATCGCAAGAATCCGCCGATGAAATCAACGGCGCGCTTAAAAGCGGGGCAACCATAGCGGCGGCGGGCACCACAAGCGTAAGAACTCTGGAGACGCTCGCTTCCGACGACGGCTCGATATCGGCGGGATCGGGCGAAACATCGCTTTTCATCTATCCGGGATACAGGTTCAAAACGGTGGGACGACTTCTTACGAATTTCCATCTTCCGCGCTCGACACCTTTGTTTCTGGCGTCGGCTTTCTGCGGGCGGGAGTTACTTTTTGAGGCATACCGCAAAGCCATAAAAGAAAGATACCGCTTTTTTTCCTACGGCGACGCAATGCTTATCGTTTAG
- a CDS encoding guanylate kinase, with protein MKTKGLVVIVSAPSGAGKSTICARVLKRIPEAMYSVSVTTRRPRRGEIHGKSYFFVDEKRFRRLIADGKLLEWARVHGHYYGTPRDFIGENVARGKILMLDIDVQGAMKIKRGRLANAVYVFIMTPTFEILKKRLIGRGLDAEEVIRVRLKNARKELEYLDKYDYLIINDEVDAAVGKLEALITAERLKVSRQNRRTI; from the coding sequence ATGAAAACCAAAGGATTGGTTGTAATTGTTTCGGCTCCCTCGGGAGCCGGAAAGTCAACGATTTGCGCCAGGGTTCTCAAAAGAATACCCGAGGCGATGTACTCGGTTTCCGTCACTACCAGACGGCCGAGACGCGGAGAAATTCACGGTAAATCATATTTCTTCGTCGATGAAAAGCGGTTCAGGCGTCTCATTGCCGACGGCAAACTGCTGGAATGGGCTCGCGTACACGGACATTACTACGGCACACCGCGGGATTTCATCGGGGAAAACGTCGCGCGCGGAAAGATACTGATGCTCGACATCGACGTTCAGGGGGCGATGAAAATAAAGAGAGGCCGTCTGGCCAACGCCGTCTATGTTTTCATAATGACGCCGACTTTTGAAATTCTCAAGAAGCGGCTCATAGGCCGCGGGCTCGACGCGGAAGAAGTAATCCGGGTGCGATTGAAAAACGCCCGCAAAGAACTCGAATATCTCGACAAGTATGACTATCTTATAATAAACGACGAGGTGGACGCGGCGGTCGGCAAGCTGGAAGCGCTGATTACCGCCGAACGACTCAAAGTATCGAGACAAAACCGGAGGACTATATGA
- a CDS encoding phosphohydrolase, whose translation MQPEKLQYLITVGLELSEIRDEDVLLEKVLYAARYFLSADAGSIYIKEKDRLLFRCAQNDTLSSRLAPGRKLGITTFALPIDDKSIAGYVALTGEPLNIPDVYAIPDGAPYSFGKNYDTISDYHTKSVLTAPLKTSRNRIIGVLQLINVKSPSGETGIFSESDEPYVRHFANIAASAIERAQLIRTTILRMISMAELRDPTETATHVNRVGAYSMEIYEAWARAGGVDPLEVERNKDTLRLAAMLHDVGKIAVSDTILKKPAKLSDEEFAKIMEHSEAGARLFGECDTELETMSRDIALYHHERWDGAGYPKGLKGEEIPVAARIVALADVYDALSSRRAYKEAFDETKSLDIIQESAGKHFDPALVKIFLDNFYNIRQISRRYEEQKKSR comes from the coding sequence ATGCAACCCGAAAAACTCCAATATCTCATAACCGTAGGTCTTGAACTCTCCGAAATCCGCGACGAGGACGTGCTTCTGGAAAAGGTTCTCTACGCCGCCCGCTATTTTCTGTCGGCCGATGCCGGCTCGATTTATATAAAAGAAAAAGACAGATTGCTTTTTCGCTGTGCGCAGAATGACACGCTTTCTTCGCGTCTTGCGCCCGGCCGCAAACTCGGCATAACAACTTTCGCCTTGCCCATCGACGACAAATCAATAGCGGGTTACGTTGCGCTGACGGGCGAGCCGCTCAATATCCCCGACGTGTACGCCATCCCCGACGGCGCGCCGTACTCGTTCGGCAAAAATTACGACACCATTTCGGACTATCACACTAAATCGGTGTTGACTGCTCCGTTGAAAACCAGCCGAAACAGAATTATCGGAGTTCTGCAGCTTATAAACGTGAAATCGCCTTCCGGCGAAACGGGAATTTTTTCCGAGTCCGACGAGCCGTACGTGCGGCATTTTGCCAATATCGCCGCATCGGCCATTGAGCGCGCGCAACTGATACGAACCACTATTTTAAGAATGATCAGCATGGCCGAATTGCGCGACCCGACGGAAACGGCCACGCACGTAAACCGCGTCGGCGCGTATTCTATGGAGATATACGAAGCGTGGGCGCGCGCGGGCGGCGTGGATCCTTTGGAAGTGGAACGGAACAAAGACACTCTGCGCCTTGCCGCAATGCTTCACGACGTAGGCAAGATCGCCGTTTCGGACACTATTCTCAAGAAACCCGCCAAACTCAGCGACGAAGAATTCGCCAAAATAATGGAACATTCGGAAGCCGGCGCGCGGTTGTTCGGCGAATGCGACACGGAACTTGAAACAATGTCGCGCGATATAGCGTTGTATCATCACGAGCGATGGGACGGCGCGGGATATCCGAAGGGTCTTAAAGGAGAGGAAATACCTGTTGCGGCCAGGATAGTGGCGCTCGCCGACGTATACGATGCGCTTTCAAGCCGACGGGCTTACAAAGAGGCATTCGACGAAACGAAGTCGCTGGATATAATCCAAGAGAGCGCCGGTAAACATTTTGATCCCGCGCTTGTGAAAATATTTCTTGATAACTTCTACAATATCAGACAAATATCCCGCCGTTACGAAGAACAGAAAAAATCCCGCTAA
- a CDS encoding cation-efflux pump, whose amino-acid sequence MALYQFRAFLSIRRARRVCRHIDKICIISDMNSEERGSRARNITVAGSIVNLLLSAAKFAAGIMANSSAMIADAAHSLSDLATDAVVLLGFRYIGKPVDKSHDYGHGKVETLVSVAVGMGLAAAAAAIVVSAARAAYLILTGGAARVPGAVAIAAAILSIVAKEILYRKTIAVGREIHSMAVVANAWHHRSDSLSSVAAAVGISGAVILGGKWLILDPLAAFAVGALVMKVAYEISVAGLKELLDESLCDEEEKKVMEIASAVPGVVNPHGVRSRKIGANVAVEIHIEVPGDMSVIRAHEIASAVEEKIGGMFEGETFVSVHVEPHF is encoded by the coding sequence ATGGCATTATATCAATTTAGGGCGTTCTTATCAATTCGACGAGCCCGCCGCGTTTGCCGGCACATCGATAAAATTTGTATTATATCGGATATGAACAGCGAAGAACGCGGCAGTCGCGCCCGCAACATCACCGTGGCCGGATCCATAGTAAATTTGCTGCTTTCGGCCGCGAAGTTTGCCGCCGGCATAATGGCGAACAGCTCCGCTATGATCGCCGACGCCGCGCATTCGCTCTCGGATCTTGCAACCGATGCCGTCGTGCTTCTGGGGTTCCGCTATATCGGGAAACCTGTCGATAAATCGCACGACTACGGACACGGAAAAGTGGAAACGCTTGTGTCCGTGGCCGTCGGTATGGGCCTTGCCGCAGCGGCCGCGGCGATAGTCGTATCGGCGGCGCGCGCCGCGTATCTTATTTTGACCGGAGGCGCCGCGCGGGTTCCCGGCGCCGTCGCGATAGCGGCCGCGATACTATCAATAGTCGCCAAAGAAATACTTTATCGCAAAACCATCGCTGTCGGCAGGGAAATACACAGCATGGCGGTGGTCGCCAATGCGTGGCATCATCGTTCCGATTCGTTGTCTTCCGTGGCCGCCGCCGTCGGGATATCGGGCGCCGTGATTCTGGGCGGAAAATGGCTTATTCTGGATCCTCTGGCGGCGTTTGCCGTCGGGGCGCTGGTAATGAAAGTGGCCTACGAAATTTCCGTCGCCGGTCTCAAGGAATTACTGGATGAATCGCTCTGCGACGAGGAAGAAAAAAAGGTAATGGAAATCGCCTCCGCCGTGCCGGGCGTGGTCAATCCTCACGGCGTGCGTTCGCGCAAGATCGGCGCCAACGTCGCGGTTGAAATTCACATCGAAGTTCCGGGCGATATGAGCGTAATCCGCGCGCACGAGATAGCGTCGGCGGTTGAAGAAAAAATAGGCGGGATGTTCGAGGGGGAAACTTTCGTCTCCGTGCACGTGGAGCCGCACTTCTGA
- a CDS encoding aspartate aminotransferase family protein, whose product MNITAKDDKYLLNVYKKAPLTLKRAAGKYIYDDKGRRYLDFFSGLSVCNFGHAPPKIVAAVKKQSGRYLHVSNLYHTDTQANLAEKLSRLAFPGAVFFSNSGAEANECAIKLARKWGVPSGKYEIITFQNSFHGRTLATIAATGQVKFQKGFEPMPRGFRYARFNDLSSVKKLLSRRTAAIMVEPVQGEGGVIPASEKFLKGLAQICRRKKILLIFDEIQTGIGRCGAAFAFQSYGVRPDILTLAKALGGGLPLGATLVSRKLPEVLVPGDHGSTFGGNPVSCAASLAALSMLDARLLKNVRDTGKYFAGRLIQLREKYPDVIKEVRGLGLMVGAELFVTGKGIVDECLNRGLLINCTQDKVLRFLPPLIVGRKDIDTATRVLDEVLSSPRWTSIKK is encoded by the coding sequence ATGAACATAACCGCCAAAGACGACAAATATCTGCTGAACGTGTACAAAAAAGCCCCGCTCACGCTTAAACGCGCCGCAGGCAAGTACATTTACGACGACAAAGGCCGACGCTATCTGGATTTCTTTTCGGGCTTGAGCGTTTGCAATTTCGGCCACGCGCCCCCTAAAATCGTGGCGGCCGTCAAAAAACAGTCCGGCAGGTATCTGCACGTGTCAAATCTTTATCACACGGATACGCAGGCGAACCTGGCCGAGAAACTGTCCCGACTTGCTTTTCCGGGAGCCGTATTTTTCTCAAACTCAGGCGCCGAAGCCAACGAGTGCGCCATAAAACTTGCCCGCAAATGGGGAGTTCCGTCGGGGAAATATGAAATAATAACTTTTCAAAACTCGTTTCACGGACGCACGCTTGCGACCATCGCGGCCACCGGCCAGGTTAAGTTTCAAAAGGGCTTCGAGCCGATGCCTCGCGGGTTCCGTTACGCGCGGTTCAACGATTTGTCGTCGGTAAAAAAACTCCTGTCGCGCCGCACAGCGGCCATAATGGTCGAGCCCGTTCAGGGCGAAGGCGGTGTGATTCCGGCGTCTGAAAAATTCCTCAAAGGCCTCGCGCAAATCTGCCGCCGAAAAAAAATATTGTTGATTTTCGACGAGATACAAACGGGTATAGGCCGCTGCGGCGCTGCCTTTGCCTTTCAGTCCTACGGCGTCCGTCCCGATATCCTCACGCTTGCGAAGGCACTCGGAGGCGGGTTGCCGCTCGGCGCCACGCTGGTCTCCCGTAAACTCCCGGAAGTGCTCGTTCCGGGCGATCACGGCTCGACATTCGGAGGAAACCCCGTTTCCTGCGCGGCGTCTTTGGCGGCGCTTTCGATGCTCGACGCGCGATTGCTCAAAAACGTTCGCGATACCGGAAAATATTTCGCCGGACGGCTCATTCAACTCCGTGAAAAATATCCGGATGTCATAAAAGAAGTCCGGGGCTTGGGGCTTATGGTCGGCGCTGAACTTTTTGTGACGGGCAAAGGCATTGTCGACGAATGTCTTAATCGCGGACTTCTTATTAACTGCACTCAGGATAAGGTTCTGCGCTTTCTTCCGCCGCTTATTGTCGGCCGTAAAGATATAGACACCGCAACTCGCGTGCTCGACGAGGTTTTATCATCGCCCCGATGGACGTCTATAAAAAAATAA
- the rsmD gene encoding 16S rRNA (guanine(966)-N(2))-methyltransferase RsmD yields MIRVIAGTHRGREVKAPRGLEVRPILARIRKSLFDILTLRIGDALFLDLYCGSGAVGIEALSRGARFAVFADASRDSLACARGNLDVLGMASRARDVRCDATGNLEFLSLAGGGKFDIIFMGPPYKDKEKNPLSLVAPTLSAINSSEILAPDGLVIAQHHKKENAAPPPPFCLYRQEKYGDSMLSFYRLNK; encoded by the coding sequence ATGATAAGAGTAATAGCCGGAACTCACAGGGGCCGCGAGGTAAAAGCGCCGCGCGGTCTTGAAGTCCGTCCGATACTGGCGCGAATAAGAAAATCTCTGTTCGATATTCTCACGCTTCGCATCGGCGACGCGCTGTTTCTGGACTTGTATTGCGGTTCAGGCGCGGTCGGCATAGAGGCATTGAGCCGCGGCGCGCGTTTTGCCGTTTTTGCCGACGCCAGCCGCGATTCCCTGGCGTGCGCCCGGGGAAATCTCGACGTACTGGGGATGGCTTCCCGCGCCCGCGATGTAAGATGCGACGCGACGGGAAATCTTGAGTTCCTGAGTTTGGCCGGCGGAGGGAAATTCGACATTATATTCATGGGACCCCCGTACAAAGATAAGGAAAAAAATCCGCTGTCGCTGGTGGCGCCCACGCTTTCGGCCATAAACTCATCTGAAATACTCGCGCCCGACGGACTTGTCATAGCGCAGCATCATAAGAAGGAAAATGCAGCGCCGCCTCCGCCGTTTTGTCTTTACCGGCAGGAAAAATACGGCGACTCGATGCTCAGTTTTTACAGGTTAAATAAATGA
- a CDS encoding 3-isopropylmalate dehydrogenase: MATTHKIAVMGGDGTGPEVVAEGMKVLKAAASKYGFKLETTNFDLGGERYKKTGEILPDSALADLKKFKAIYLGAIGHPDVKPGILEKGLLLRLRFELDQYVNLRPVKLYPNVDCPLKDKKPEDIDFVVVRENTEGLYVGAGGFLKKGTKDEVAIQSSINTRKGAERCIRYAFEYTRERNKRKKLTLCGKTNVLTYAFDMWERTFNEVAKEYPDVKTDYAHVDATTMWFVKNPEWFDVIVTDNMFGDIITDLGAMIQGGMGIAAGGNLNPEGTSMFEPIGGSAPKYTGKNVINPMAAICAGGMLLEFIGEKEAGKAVEGAVIKALSTGKIKSLAAGKMGMSTTEAGDFIASLV, translated from the coding sequence GTGGCAACAACACACAAAATAGCCGTTATGGGCGGAGACGGGACGGGGCCGGAGGTCGTGGCCGAAGGAATGAAAGTTTTGAAAGCCGCCGCGTCTAAATACGGCTTCAAACTCGAGACAACGAATTTTGATTTGGGCGGCGAGAGATACAAAAAAACCGGAGAAATACTTCCCGATTCCGCGCTTGCAGATTTGAAGAAATTCAAGGCGATTTATCTGGGCGCCATAGGTCATCCCGACGTAAAACCCGGGATTCTTGAAAAGGGACTGCTGCTGCGCCTGAGATTCGAGCTCGACCAGTACGTAAATTTAAGACCCGTAAAACTTTATCCCAACGTGGACTGTCCTCTGAAGGACAAGAAACCCGAGGACATTGATTTCGTCGTAGTGCGCGAAAACACCGAAGGACTTTACGTCGGAGCGGGCGGATTCTTAAAGAAAGGAACTAAGGACGAGGTGGCCATTCAATCGTCCATTAACACTCGCAAAGGCGCGGAGCGCTGTATAAGATACGCCTTTGAATATACGCGCGAGCGGAACAAGCGCAAAAAACTCACGCTTTGCGGCAAGACGAATGTTCTGACTTACGCTTTCGATATGTGGGAAAGAACTTTTAACGAAGTCGCCAAAGAATATCCCGACGTAAAGACCGACTACGCGCACGTCGACGCGACCACGATGTGGTTCGTCAAGAATCCGGAGTGGTTCGACGTAATCGTAACCGACAATATGTTCGGCGACATCATCACCGACCTGGGCGCGATGATCCAGGGCGGGATGGGCATAGCCGCCGGAGGCAACCTCAACCCCGAAGGCACCTCAATGTTCGAGCCGATAGGCGGCTCGGCTCCCAAATACACCGGCAAAAACGTGATAAACCCCATGGCAGCCATTTGCGCGGGCGGGATGCTGCTGGAGTTTATAGGCGAGAAAGAAGCCGGCAAGGCCGTCGAGGGAGCGGTGATAAAGGCCTTATCGACGGGAAAAATCAAGTCGCTGGCGGCCGGAAAGATGGGAATGTCGACCACGGAAGCGGGCGATTTCATCGCATCTCTGGTGTAA
- the leuC gene encoding 3-isopropylmalate dehydratase large subunit, with product MPQTITQKIIAKHAGRKSVIVGDFVEARVDMALANDVTAPLAVEEFAKTGAKRVFDRRKIALVMDHFTPNKDIASANQVKKVREFARAQKIVHYYEGGNCGVEHALLPELGLVKPGDIVIGADSHTCTYGALGAFSTGMGSTDLAAIFAAGIVWLKVPSTMLFRLSGKAAKWVTGKDIILHIIGITGVEGANYRSMEFTGDAIARLSMAERFSMANMAIEAGGKNGIFPVDKTTLAYGKGRWARPEIFSSDKDAEYEKVYDINVAKIEPTVSKPNLPSNTATAKSLGKIKIDQVVIGSCTNGRIEDLRQAASILKNRKVARGVRLIIIPATPTVWRAALDEGLYEIFTDAGAVISPPTCGPCLGGHMGILAEGERCVATTNRNFVGRMGHPKSEVYLASPYVAAASAVKGRIAHPGEVI from the coding sequence ATGCCGCAGACGATAACGCAGAAAATCATAGCGAAACATGCCGGGCGCAAGTCCGTAATTGTCGGCGACTTCGTGGAAGCGCGGGTGGATATGGCGCTGGCCAACGACGTCACTGCGCCGCTGGCCGTGGAGGAATTCGCAAAAACCGGCGCAAAGAGGGTATTCGACCGGCGCAAAATCGCGCTCGTCATGGATCACTTCACTCCCAACAAGGACATCGCATCTGCCAATCAGGTTAAAAAAGTAAGGGAGTTCGCGCGCGCGCAAAAAATCGTCCATTATTACGAGGGCGGAAATTGCGGCGTCGAGCACGCCCTGCTTCCGGAACTCGGCCTTGTAAAGCCGGGCGACATCGTCATAGGCGCGGACTCGCACACCTGCACGTACGGAGCGCTGGGAGCATTCTCCACGGGTATGGGCTCGACGGATTTGGCCGCCATATTCGCCGCCGGCATAGTATGGCTGAAGGTTCCCTCGACAATGCTTTTTCGTCTGAGCGGTAAGGCCGCCAAGTGGGTGACGGGTAAAGACATCATCCTTCATATAATAGGAATTACGGGAGTGGAAGGGGCAAACTACCGCTCAATGGAATTTACCGGAGACGCCATAGCGCGGCTGTCCATGGCCGAGCGCTTTTCCATGGCTAATATGGCCATAGAGGCGGGCGGTAAAAACGGAATATTCCCCGTCGATAAAACCACTCTGGCGTACGGCAAGGGACGCTGGGCGCGCCCTGAAATATTCTCTTCCGATAAAGACGCCGAATACGAAAAAGTATACGACATAAACGTAGCCAAAATAGAGCCGACCGTATCAAAACCGAATCTGCCGTCGAACACGGCGACGGCAAAATCGCTCGGCAAAATAAAAATCGACCAGGTCGTAATCGGCTCCTGCACCAACGGCCGCATAGAAGACCTCAGACAGGCAGCCTCGATTCTGAAAAACAGGAAAGTCGCCCGCGGCGTACGGCTCATAATCATACCGGCGACGCCGACGGTATGGCGCGCCGCTCTCGACGAAGGTCTCTATGAAATATTCACGGACGCGGGCGCTGTAATTTCTCCGCCCACGTGCGGCCCGTGCCTGGGCGGACACATGGGAATATTGGCCGAAGGCGAACGCTGCGTGGCCACGACCAACAGGAACTTCGTAGGAAGAATGGGCCACCCTAAAAGCGAAGTTTATCTGGCGTCGCCCTACGTAGCCGCCGCTTCCGCCGTCAAAGGACGAATCGCTCACCCCGGAGAAGTAATATGA
- the leuD gene encoding 3-isopropylmalate dehydratase small subunit (catalyzes the isomerization between 2-isopropylmalate and 3-isopropylmalate in leucine biosynthesis) has protein sequence MIIKGKVHKYRDNINTDEIIPARYLSTTDPAELGKHCLEDLDENFVKKVRKGDILVAGKNFGCGSSREHAVISLKAAGVAAVVAESYARIFFRNAINTGLPVFVSTETAKIKNGDVIAIDARAGSIKNLSTGATHAAEPLPPFVQKIIGSGGLISYVRKKKIPAD, from the coding sequence ATGATTATAAAAGGAAAAGTGCACAAATACCGCGACAATATAAATACCGACGAGATAATACCCGCCAGATACCTGAGCACCACCGATCCGGCCGAGCTCGGAAAACATTGTCTTGAAGACCTCGACGAGAACTTCGTAAAAAAAGTCCGCAAGGGCGACATACTCGTGGCGGGCAAAAACTTCGGCTGCGGCTCGTCAAGGGAGCACGCGGTTATCTCCCTGAAGGCCGCGGGCGTGGCGGCCGTGGTGGCGGAATCATACGCCAGAATTTTCTTCCGCAATGCCATAAACACCGGCCTTCCGGTTTTTGTATCGACGGAAACTGCAAAAATAAAAAACGGCGACGTAATAGCCATAGACGCCCGCGCCGGCTCGATTAAAAATCTCTCCACGGGCGCGACTCACGCCGCCGAGCCGCTGCCTCCGTTCGTACAAAAAATAATAGGAAGCGGCGGACTCATCTCTTATGTCAGAAAAAAGAAAATACCCGCGGATTAA
- the argB gene encoding acetylglutamate kinase, whose amino-acid sequence MSRIFRRTERPRMKTIVVKIGGNAVKKSAKEFIAFVRRALKTSKVIVVHGGGPEVNAWLAKMGLKPKFVNGVRCTDVAALEAVVMILAGKINKELVSLMTSSRVKAAGFSAADGGTAVCRRVKKLGLVGEPVKINTALVSATASAGFVPVVSSLGADASGRLLNINADVLADALAAKLKSSRLVYVTDVAGVIGAGGKVIDRITPSSASELIKKGIITGGMIPKIRSAFKSIKNGVGEVVITDLKSKGTALSAK is encoded by the coding sequence ATGTCCCGAATCTTCCGTCGGACAGAGAGGCCGCGTATGAAGACCATAGTCGTGAAAATCGGCGGAAACGCCGTCAAAAAATCGGCCAAAGAATTTATCGCATTTGTCCGCCGCGCGCTTAAAACATCCAAGGTAATAGTTGTCCACGGCGGCGGTCCGGAAGTCAACGCGTGGCTTGCCAAAATGGGGCTGAAGCCGAAATTCGTAAACGGCGTTCGCTGCACCGATGTCGCGGCGCTTGAAGCCGTTGTTATGATTTTGGCCGGCAAAATCAACAAGGAGCTCGTTTCGCTGATGACGTCGTCCCGCGTTAAGGCCGCGGGATTCTCGGCCGCCGACGGCGGCACGGCGGTTTGCCGTCGGGTGAAAAAATTGGGTCTCGTCGGAGAGCCGGTCAAAATCAACACCGCGCTGGTATCGGCGACGGCTTCAGCCGGATTCGTGCCGGTCGTCTCGTCCCTTGGCGCCGACGCCAGCGGGCGGCTGTTGAACATCAACGCCGACGTTCTGGCCGACGCTCTGGCCGCAAAGCTCAAATCGTCGCGGCTGGTATACGTCACGGACGTGGCCGGAGTCATCGGCGCCGGCGGCAAAGTGATTGACAGGATAACGCCGTCGTCGGCCTCTGAGCTCATAAAAAAAGGTATAATCACGGGCGGAATGATTCCCAAAATCCGCTCTGCTTTCAAGTCGATAAAAAACGGAGTCGGCGAGGTGGTAATCACCGACTTAAAATCAAAAGGCACCGCGCTGTCGGCAAAATGA